One genomic window of Synergistaceae bacterium includes the following:
- a CDS encoding aminopeptidase P family protein: MNEDALKRTEKLRIAIESEGAGAFVIINEEGSNWESLYYMSGFRGTAGALIVFKDSAELMLDSRYAQQGREQSPLTVTEQRTDLVEEVRERLLKHKVTHILCEAGKTNHSTWEKLAAGVIDCRDGAKYIKELRRTKDAGEIESVRRAAEIGASAFLDTLGHVKPGMTEKEFEALLNYKITLAGGEVGFDMIVASGTRSAMPHGRAGDKKMCVGEWVTVDFGARWNGYFCDITRNFSIGEPDARAAEIHELLLKTHKTAADKIREGTSGTDVHNAALKVLEEASVGQYFTHGLGHGFGLEIHEAPYLSSRRDDILKAGDVVTVEPGVYIEGWGGLRLEDDYLVTKTGAQRLTDKLYQCFYRV, encoded by the coding sequence ATGAACGAAGATGCGCTCAAACGCACCGAAAAACTTAGAATCGCAATTGAATCCGAAGGCGCAGGTGCGTTTGTTATAATTAACGAAGAGGGCTCGAACTGGGAAAGTCTTTACTACATGAGCGGTTTCCGCGGTACGGCCGGAGCCCTTATAGTGTTCAAGGACTCTGCGGAACTCATGCTGGACTCGCGTTACGCACAGCAGGGGCGTGAACAGTCCCCCCTCACTGTTACGGAACAGCGCACGGACCTTGTTGAAGAGGTCAGAGAGAGGCTCTTGAAGCACAAAGTGACGCATATACTTTGCGAAGCGGGAAAAACAAATCATTCAACATGGGAAAAACTGGCTGCCGGCGTTATTGACTGCCGGGACGGAGCTAAATATATAAAAGAATTGCGCCGCACAAAAGACGCGGGGGAGATCGAGTCTGTCCGCAGGGCCGCCGAGATTGGCGCATCCGCTTTCCTTGACACGTTGGGACATGTGAAGCCTGGCATGACGGAAAAAGAATTCGAGGCCCTGCTAAACTATAAAATAACACTTGCTGGAGGAGAGGTCGGATTCGATATGATAGTTGCCTCCGGAACACGCAGTGCAATGCCGCACGGACGTGCCGGCGATAAGAAGATGTGCGTCGGAGAATGGGTGACCGTTGACTTCGGGGCCAGGTGGAACGGATACTTCTGCGACATAACGAGGAATTTTTCCATAGGAGAGCCTGATGCCCGTGCCGCTGAGATTCATGAGCTTCTGCTCAAAACCCACAAAACTGCGGCAGATAAAATTCGTGAGGGTACCAGCGGCACGGATGTCCACAACGCAGCATTAAAAGTTCTTGAAGAAGCTTCCGTGGGACAATATTTTACGCACGGGCTCGGCCACGGATTCGGTCTTGAAATTCACGAAGCCCCGTATCTTTCATCGAGGCGCGATGATATACTTAAAGCCGGAGACGTAGTGACCGTAGAACCGGGAGTATATATAGAAGGCTGGGGCGGCCTAAGGCTTGAGGACGACTATCTGGTCACTAAGACGGGAGCACAAAGACTGACAGATAAGCTTTATCAGTGTTTTTACCGGGTATAG
- a CDS encoding rubredoxin, with the protein MKKYVCTVCGYVYDPAAGDPDSGVAPGTAFEEIPDDWVCPVCGVAKDMFEAQ; encoded by the coding sequence ATGAAGAAATATGTCTGCACAGTATGCGGTTATGTTTATGATCCGGCAGCAGGGGATCCCGATTCAGGAGTTGCGCCGGGAACGGCGTTTGAAGAGATCCCTGATGACTGGGTCTGCCCGGTATGCGGAGTGGCCAAGGATATGTTCGAAGCTCAGTAG
- a CDS encoding HD domain-containing protein → MFSTENVTQWFENYTEKFKISGKLPPMLDMKKSHSRRVSEFCTMLADAMEWHEEEDAWIAYTIGLLHDVGRFPQYKKYGTFLDSASIDHGDLAKEILDKEFCWNNLPDKTKCCILTSVKYHNKKDVPASISLMAYRWCSLIRDADKMDIFHMVQDRIDNGTIFEMLPRHKPADGLSPSLIEEISQTGKGSYSNAHSLQDYRLIQLTWGCDLNFQVSVATLLEEGIFDRIVKDLRPYGIDGLIDTLIQKIHAMR, encoded by the coding sequence GTGTTTTCTACTGAAAATGTTACTCAATGGTTTGAAAATTATACAGAGAAATTCAAAATTTCGGGAAAACTTCCGCCAATGCTCGACATGAAAAAAAGTCACAGCCGGCGTGTTTCCGAGTTTTGCACCATGCTCGCCGACGCGATGGAATGGCACGAGGAGGAAGACGCATGGATCGCATATACTATCGGGCTTCTGCACGACGTAGGGCGTTTCCCTCAATATAAAAAATACGGGACCTTTCTGGACAGCGCGAGCATCGACCACGGGGATCTGGCCAAAGAAATACTGGATAAAGAATTCTGCTGGAATAACCTGCCGGATAAGACGAAGTGCTGCATCCTGACATCAGTCAAATATCACAACAAAAAAGACGTACCGGCAAGCATTTCTCTTATGGCATACCGTTGGTGTTCGCTTATCCGCGATGCGGATAAGATGGACATATTCCATATGGTGCAGGACCGCATCGACAACGGCACGATATTCGAAATGCTTCCGAGACACAAACCCGCCGATGGACTCTCTCCATCTCTTATTGAAGAGATATCGCAAACCGGCAAAGGGTCATACTCTAACGCACACTCACTGCAGGACTACAGGCTCATACAGCTCACATGGGGCTGCGATCTCAACTTTCAGGTATCGGTAGCAACACTGCTGGAGGAGGGCATTTTTGACAGGATCGTCAAAGACCTTAGGCCGTACGGCATAGATGGCCTGATAGATACCCTGATCCAAAAAATTCACGCTATGCGATGA
- a CDS encoding ZIP family metal transporter, with protein MEWFAALSAPAQALIAGIFTWSVTAFGASGVFLAAKPNQKVLDVMLGFAAGVMIAASFWSLLAPAILISGSLGYPGWLPPVIGFLLGGICLRILDMIMPHLHPSMAETTPEGPPSTLRRTTLLVLAITLHNIPEGLAVGVAFGAIGLIPEATLASALALALGIGLQNFPEGLAVSMPLRREGLSPGRAFQYGQLSAVVEPVFAFLGALLVQIARPLLPYALSFAAGAMIFVVVEEVVPESQSSGHGDLATMGVLVGFALMMVLDVALG; from the coding sequence ATGGAGTGGTTCGCAGCTTTATCCGCGCCGGCCCAGGCGCTCATAGCAGGTATTTTTACCTGGAGTGTGACTGCGTTCGGTGCTTCGGGGGTTTTTCTCGCCGCAAAACCTAACCAGAAGGTCCTTGATGTGATGCTCGGCTTTGCTGCGGGAGTTATGATCGCCGCCAGTTTCTGGTCGCTTCTTGCCCCGGCTATCCTGATATCCGGATCACTTGGTTATCCGGGCTGGCTGCCTCCGGTTATAGGATTCCTTCTCGGAGGGATATGTCTTCGGATCCTTGATATGATAATGCCGCATCTTCATCCGTCTATGGCGGAGACAACTCCCGAAGGCCCACCTTCAACTTTGAGGAGGACAACTCTTCTGGTACTTGCGATAACGCTGCACAATATACCTGAAGGTCTTGCGGTCGGGGTCGCTTTTGGTGCGATAGGACTGATTCCTGAAGCGACGCTCGCAAGTGCGCTTGCGCTTGCACTTGGCATAGGCCTACAGAATTTTCCGGAAGGACTTGCGGTATCCATGCCTTTGCGCCGCGAAGGGTTGAGCCCCGGCAGAGCTTTTCAATATGGGCAGCTCTCGGCTGTTGTGGAGCCGGTGTTTGCCTTTCTTGGCGCGCTGCTTGTGCAGATCGCGCGTCCGCTGCTGCCTTATGCACTGTCGTTTGCTGCCGGAGCTATGATATTTGTTGTAGTTGAGGAGGTTGTGCCTGAATCCCAGTCCAGCGGGCACGGAGATCTGGCTACCATGGGTGTGCTTGTCGGTTTTGCCCTGATGATGGTCCTTGATGTTGCACTTGGTTAA
- the lpxI gene encoding UDP-2,3-diacylglucosamine diphosphatase LpxI (LpxI, functionally equivalent to LpxH, replaces it in LPS biosynthesis in a minority of bacteria.), with protein sequence MDDHIALIAGEGSLPVVIASRLTDMGSPPIVYSIRENVGELSKYSLDIVNLTKPDFGYTISDMKKRGVKRIIMAGTVSKTLIFKPSLFDFTTQKFLAGLIFRDDHSILGAVVDFLEKAGFKVLSYKDIIPDLIAKAGFIAGRRATKEELDDAEYGFSICKVLAPLSFGQTVIVNKRSVVAVEAMEGTDATLLRAGSLCKGGTVVKMMRFDQDERYDIPTVGPNTLKHMAQAKLNCLALHAGWTLIMEPEEFMAVAEKVNIAVIGIELCRSF encoded by the coding sequence GTGGATGACCATATTGCTCTGATCGCCGGAGAGGGATCGCTTCCCGTTGTGATAGCAAGCAGGCTTACAGACATGGGAAGCCCGCCGATAGTTTATTCCATAAGGGAGAATGTCGGAGAACTTTCCAAATACTCGCTTGACATAGTAAATCTCACAAAGCCTGATTTCGGCTATACGATAAGCGATATGAAAAAGCGTGGTGTCAAGCGTATTATTATGGCGGGAACTGTATCTAAAACTTTGATTTTTAAACCGTCACTTTTTGATTTTACAACACAGAAATTTCTTGCAGGCCTGATATTTCGCGATGACCATTCGATTCTAGGTGCCGTAGTTGATTTTCTTGAGAAGGCTGGATTTAAAGTCCTCAGCTATAAGGATATAATCCCGGATCTTATTGCGAAGGCAGGCTTCATAGCCGGGCGACGTGCGACTAAAGAGGAACTTGACGATGCGGAGTATGGTTTTTCGATATGTAAGGTACTTGCACCGCTTTCGTTTGGCCAGACTGTAATCGTCAATAAACGTTCCGTCGTTGCTGTCGAGGCTATGGAGGGCACTGATGCGACGCTGCTTCGCGCAGGTTCGCTCTGCAAAGGGGGAACAGTCGTCAAAATGATGAGGTTTGATCAGGATGAGCGCTACGATATCCCGACAGTCGGCCCTAATACCCTGAAGCATATGGCTCAGGCAAAGCTTAACTGTCTTGCACTTCATGCAGGATGGACACTGATAATGGAGCCTGAGGAGTTTATGGCTGTTGCGGAAAAAGTGAACATTGCGGTCATAGGGATAGAACTTTGTCGCTCTTTTTAA
- a CDS encoding lipid-A-disaccharide synthase — protein MSLFLSSGEASGDHYTAKLAEALRNVGYTGDLWGMGGIESRNAGVRIEWRGERLQLLGLTEVFSAIPSILALMRDVVTYILENNPEAVIVADSPDYHMRLIAKLRKRGYKGRIFYISPPTVWAWRSSRVKDLRAFVDECLPLYGFEHEYLLASGCISSWKGHPLLEEFSGTKGGNAGVPAQLAEESRLVAFLPGSRASEIRKLLPIMEEASIVLASHGWHPVFSVAPGLDPSIREEMIEHFEKNGTDYYEGPGRDMMAAAKCAIGASGTITVESMLLGCYMVVVYKLNPISALVARCIIKTRRFAMANIIVGNDMFPELLQNMATSQNILKYSLKWLEGSEDERVPIREKMDQGRQKLGEPGAYRYWAEKIMEAVW, from the coding sequence TTGTCGCTCTTTTTAAGCTCGGGAGAAGCATCAGGCGACCATTACACGGCAAAGCTTGCAGAGGCGCTCAGAAATGTGGGCTACACCGGTGATCTCTGGGGAATGGGCGGGATAGAATCCCGCAACGCTGGTGTCCGCATAGAATGGCGCGGTGAACGGCTGCAGCTTTTGGGTCTCACTGAAGTTTTTTCTGCAATTCCATCCATATTGGCGCTGATGCGTGATGTGGTAACTTATATACTGGAAAATAACCCAGAGGCAGTGATAGTCGCGGACAGCCCCGACTATCACATGCGTCTCATAGCCAAACTCCGCAAGCGCGGATATAAAGGCAGAATATTCTATATTTCTCCTCCCACAGTCTGGGCGTGGAGGAGCAGCCGAGTTAAAGACCTGAGGGCGTTTGTCGATGAGTGTCTGCCGCTGTATGGATTTGAGCATGAATATCTGCTGGCAAGCGGATGTATAAGCAGCTGGAAGGGGCATCCTCTGCTTGAGGAGTTTTCAGGGACCAAAGGCGGTAATGCTGGCGTCCCTGCGCAACTCGCTGAAGAAAGCCGTCTGGTGGCGTTTCTTCCCGGGAGCCGCGCAAGTGAAATCAGGAAGCTGCTTCCAATTATGGAAGAAGCTTCTATAGTTCTTGCTTCGCATGGCTGGCATCCGGTGTTTTCCGTAGCACCGGGGCTGGATCCAAGTATACGTGAGGAAATGATTGAGCATTTTGAAAAGAATGGGACCGACTACTATGAAGGCCCCGGCCGCGATATGATGGCGGCTGCGAAGTGTGCGATAGGAGCGAGCGGGACTATCACTGTGGAGTCCATGTTGCTTGGCTGCTATATGGTCGTGGTTTATAAATTGAACCCAATCTCCGCGTTGGTTGCCAGGTGCATCATAAAGACACGACGCTTTGCGATGGCAAACATTATTGTCGGCAATGATATGTTCCCTGAACTTCTCCAAAATATGGCGACATCGCAGAACATTTTGAAGTATTCACTTAAATGGCTTGAAGGCAGTGAGGATGAACGGGTGCCGATAAGGGAAAAAATGGATCAGGGACGTCAGAAACTTGGGGAGCCCGGAGCGTACCGTTATTGGGCCGAAAAAATAATGGAGGCAGTTTGGTAA
- a CDS encoding ABC transporter ATP-binding protein/permease — MLKLKDKAVWASYLRLLAYCKPYKSRLIIALVCMVLSALFGILPPWLIKNVVDDVLIKKQMGMLNVVAAGIVLLYVLKAIFGYAHMYLMTWVGQKVVIDIRLELYDHTQRLSLATLYSKRSGEFLSRITNDVSALQNILASVVVDLVVQGCTFIGIICFLFFINWRLSIAAFTIIPLAVFVIDKASSSLRKVGKTIQERLAMVAAIAQEAVSSIRIVRAFVTEEEEFCRFESESNKHFKALMKGTQIRGALEGIVEIILISALAFILWLGGRDVISGRLTAGALLAFLTYIGLLAQPIRVLSRVISSIQQGIASIDRVFEIMDEDNEVPLAVNPIIHCPMDGRVTFENVWFGYSNSTRVLRGINFDIKSGEKIAIVGPTGTGKSTIADLIMRFYDPQKGRILIDGIDLRDVDLKTHRRQIGVVPQDPVLMKGTLAYNISYGYAVATRDDMVKAAKIAGIYDYIDSLQDGLDTEVGERGITLSGGQRQRIAIARAVVRDPRILIMDEATSSLDVLVEQQVQVAMRNAMEGRTSIVIAHRLSTIRDADRILVLLCGSIAEQGTHEELIAKKGQYYRLFTASSGEHAEENVKNTAQLS, encoded by the coding sequence ATGCTTAAACTTAAAGACAAGGCCGTCTGGGCTTCTTATCTGCGTCTGCTTGCCTATTGCAAACCCTATAAGTCACGGCTTATTATTGCGCTTGTCTGCATGGTGCTTTCGGCGCTTTTTGGCATCCTGCCTCCGTGGCTCATTAAAAATGTTGTGGACGATGTACTTATCAAAAAGCAGATGGGAATGCTCAACGTCGTTGCAGCCGGCATTGTGCTTCTGTATGTGCTCAAGGCTATTTTCGGGTATGCACATATGTATCTCATGACCTGGGTAGGACAGAAGGTAGTAATAGATATCAGGCTGGAACTTTACGACCACACTCAGAGGCTGTCGCTTGCAACTCTTTACAGCAAACGGTCCGGCGAGTTCCTTTCGCGTATCACGAATGATGTCTCAGCGCTGCAGAATATACTTGCTTCCGTAGTAGTCGACCTTGTCGTGCAGGGCTGCACATTCATCGGAATAATCTGCTTCCTCTTCTTCATAAACTGGAGGCTCTCCATTGCGGCGTTTACAATAATCCCGCTCGCTGTTTTTGTCATAGACAAGGCTTCGTCGAGTCTGCGCAAGGTGGGCAAAACAATACAGGAAAGGCTTGCAATGGTGGCAGCTATTGCCCAGGAGGCGGTATCTTCCATCAGGATCGTACGCGCTTTTGTCACGGAAGAAGAAGAATTCTGCCGTTTTGAATCGGAGAGCAACAAGCATTTCAAGGCCTTGATGAAGGGCACGCAGATACGCGGCGCACTTGAGGGGATCGTCGAGATCATATTGATATCTGCCCTTGCTTTTATACTCTGGCTCGGCGGAAGGGATGTCATCAGCGGGCGTCTTACGGCCGGGGCGCTTCTTGCATTTCTGACATATATAGGGCTGCTTGCGCAGCCCATACGCGTGCTGAGTCGCGTAATCAGCAGTATACAGCAGGGTATTGCATCGATAGACCGTGTATTTGAAATAATGGATGAGGATAACGAAGTGCCCCTTGCAGTAAATCCGATCATCCACTGCCCGATGGACGGACGGGTGACGTTTGAGAATGTATGGTTTGGCTACAGCAACTCGACGCGGGTGCTTCGGGGCATTAACTTTGATATAAAATCCGGGGAGAAGATCGCTATTGTAGGTCCGACCGGAACAGGGAAGTCCACCATCGCTGACTTGATTATGCGTTTTTATGATCCGCAGAAGGGCCGTATATTGATCGATGGTATCGACTTAAGGGATGTTGATCTCAAAACCCACAGAAGGCAGATCGGGGTAGTGCCGCAGGATCCTGTTCTGATGAAGGGGACTCTTGCCTATAACATCAGTTACGGATATGCCGTGGCGACGAGAGATGACATGGTCAAAGCGGCCAAGATCGCCGGGATATATGATTACATAGATTCGCTGCAGGACGGGTTGGATACCGAAGTCGGAGAACGCGGCATAACGCTCAGCGGCGGACAGCGCCAGCGTATTGCCATTGCGCGTGCTGTCGTGCGCGATCCCCGGATACTCATAATGGACGAGGCTACTTCCTCTCTTGATGTACTTGTGGAACAGCAGGTGCAGGTGGCTATGCGCAACGCAATGGAGGGACGCACGTCAATCGTCATAGCACACAGACTATCGACGATACGCGATGCTGACAGGATACTCGTTCTCTTATGCGGTTCCATTGCAGAGCAGGGGACCCATGAGGAACTTATCGCTAAGAAGGGGCAATACTACAGGCTGTTTACTGCAAGCAGCGGAGAGCATGCAGAAGAAAATGTCAAAAATACTGCGCAGCTATCTTAG
- the lpxK gene encoding tetraacyldisaccharide 4'-kinase: MQKKMSKILRSYLSYVHGETSFSPWAVLYPFQFVTRAWMKLRIEMYNRGLFSVTDPVLPVISIGNNSFGGTNKTPMAELVVRQFLEAGIDAGLVSRGYNTQEHAPLWVGQDEKSLRREIAGDEPLMLARRLPNVKVVVSKDRIEGVRLLASLGAQVAVTDDTFQHRRMARDVDIVLVDSTCPFGNGNVLPAGSMREPMSAYKRADIVVLTKSNQATNEELEEIRKKLDPWVEPAKIFTAEIKLESWMLIRDGEVTVTENEAAPSGKYIAFSAIGNPNGFYKFIKDMGADIIAERSYRDHHIFSQEDINGLEVLAGTLGAAGFICTEKDVVNLPVKMRMSFPLYVPRIVVSLDDEAAFRMKIAAKLKPRFMIASNGHGEDAIGVVLAKKMKERFKSAEVSAFAFVGSGTHYEHEGIPVISPPSDMPSGGVIKYSFFDLLNDIGHGLGGSMRSQIKVLHSLSGLYRTPVCVGDVFLLVNVLWGQGLKPLLIATAKSVHLSGHMRVERWLLKKRSCLVWTRDIETAHELQAGGVNAVFCGNPVMDLIDENTSSPILWDGSGARIILLPGSRPRAYDDVRLILGAAEELSKRIRCSFIMVPAPTIDISRMAAELKGWSLSQDGGTLASASVSVKVYNGQVAEVARGADLLIGMGGTANQLCAGLGVPVVSILEKGKLRQKKLLKKAEILVKADPCQLASAAEHILTTPELREEMRDAGIRNLGGNGALDQVVEYCASELGWDNRCRVYEVYGEYLERRSIYCAHIEKELEQNG, from the coding sequence ATGCAGAAGAAAATGTCAAAAATACTGCGCAGCTATCTTAGTTATGTACACGGGGAGACATCCTTTTCTCCGTGGGCAGTCCTTTATCCGTTCCAGTTCGTCACACGTGCGTGGATGAAACTGCGCATAGAAATGTATAACAGAGGTCTCTTTTCCGTGACAGACCCGGTGCTTCCTGTTATCAGCATCGGCAACAACAGCTTCGGCGGGACTAATAAAACTCCTATGGCTGAGCTTGTAGTCCGCCAGTTTCTTGAGGCCGGCATAGATGCGGGACTTGTCAGCCGGGGTTACAATACCCAAGAACACGCGCCGCTTTGGGTCGGTCAGGATGAAAAAAGCCTGCGGAGGGAGATCGCCGGAGACGAGCCGCTTATGCTTGCAAGACGACTCCCAAATGTCAAGGTCGTCGTTTCAAAGGACCGAATAGAGGGTGTCAGGCTGCTTGCCTCTCTGGGAGCACAGGTCGCCGTGACCGATGACACTTTTCAGCACAGGCGCATGGCACGTGATGTCGACATAGTACTTGTAGATTCCACATGTCCTTTCGGAAACGGAAATGTACTGCCGGCCGGCTCCATGCGCGAGCCTATGTCGGCTTATAAAAGGGCAGATATAGTCGTGCTTACGAAATCCAATCAGGCCACGAATGAAGAACTTGAGGAGATCAGAAAAAAGCTGGATCCGTGGGTCGAGCCCGCAAAAATTTTCACCGCTGAGATAAAACTCGAATCCTGGATGCTGATCAGAGACGGAGAAGTAACGGTCACAGAAAATGAAGCGGCTCCGTCGGGGAAGTATATAGCATTTTCAGCCATAGGGAATCCGAATGGTTTTTATAAATTTATCAAAGACATGGGTGCGGATATAATCGCAGAGCGTTCCTACAGGGACCATCATATATTCTCCCAGGAAGACATAAACGGACTGGAAGTGCTTGCCGGTACGCTTGGTGCAGCCGGTTTTATATGTACCGAGAAGGACGTCGTTAACCTTCCGGTAAAAATGCGCATGTCATTTCCTCTTTATGTGCCGCGGATTGTGGTTTCTCTTGACGATGAGGCCGCCTTCCGCATGAAGATCGCGGCAAAACTTAAGCCGCGCTTTATGATCGCATCAAACGGACACGGCGAGGATGCAATAGGGGTCGTCCTGGCCAAGAAGATGAAGGAACGTTTTAAATCAGCCGAGGTCTCCGCATTTGCCTTTGTCGGTTCCGGCACACACTATGAACATGAAGGGATACCTGTCATTTCCCCCCCATCTGATATGCCAAGCGGCGGTGTGATAAAATACAGCTTTTTTGATCTCCTGAACGACATAGGGCACGGGCTTGGAGGATCGATGCGTTCACAGATAAAGGTCCTGCACTCTCTCTCCGGTTTATACAGGACGCCTGTCTGCGTTGGCGATGTCTTTCTGCTCGTTAACGTGCTGTGGGGACAAGGGCTTAAGCCCCTGCTGATCGCGACTGCGAAATCAGTGCATCTTAGCGGCCACATGCGTGTTGAGCGCTGGCTGCTTAAAAAACGGAGCTGCCTTGTATGGACAAGGGATATTGAAACAGCGCATGAACTTCAGGCCGGGGGGGTAAATGCGGTGTTCTGCGGTAACCCTGTAATGGACCTTATAGATGAAAATACATCCTCTCCTATCCTTTGGGATGGATCCGGGGCAAGGATAATACTTCTGCCCGGTAGCCGCCCCAGGGCGTATGATGACGTGAGGCTGATACTTGGGGCGGCTGAAGAACTCTCAAAACGCATAAGATGCAGTTTTATAATGGTGCCCGCTCCTACGATAGACATTAGCAGGATGGCTGCCGAACTCAAAGGCTGGAGCCTTTCGCAGGACGGTGGAACTCTGGCTTCGGCGTCCGTATCCGTGAAAGTATATAACGGGCAGGTTGCGGAGGTTGCGCGTGGCGCAGATTTGCTCATAGGCATGGGCGGTACTGCCAACCAGCTTTGCGCCGGTCTTGGAGTGCCGGTAGTCTCAATACTTGAGAAGGGCAAGCTGAGGCAGAAGAAACTTTTAAAGAAGGCTGAGATACTTGTCAAAGCTGATCCGTGTCAGCTGGCATCGGCGGCAGAGCATATCCTTACGACGCCGGAACTCAGGGAAGAGATGAGGGATGCCGGGATACGCAATCTCGGCGGTAACGGAGCCCTTGATCAGGTTGTAGAATATTGTGCATCCGAACTTGGCTGGGATAATCGCTGCCGTGTCTACGAGGTTTATGGCGAATATCTTGAAAGACGGAGTATTTACTGCGCTCATATTGAGAAGGAGCTGGAGCAGAATGGCTGA
- the kdsA gene encoding 3-deoxy-8-phosphooctulonate synthase, translating to MAENKMSGVKIVKVGNLPVGGDRLVVAAGPCVLESFDGALLIAEEMKKLCAEFEFGYIFKASFDKANRTSIKSYRGPGIEEGLSWLKEIGRRLDVPVVTDMHEPWQAEKLAGSVDLLQIPAFLCRQTDLLVAASSTGKPLNIKKAQFMAPEDMRSVVGKCREAGNDRIILCERGTAFGYHELTVDFRSIPVMRNLGYPVMFDATHSVQKPGGQGDRSGGDRSFVLPLIRAAVAVGIDALFMEVHPDPEAAKCDGPNMVPLGRMREVLRQAAEIDRIVRKSTGFASLAWAEE from the coding sequence ATGGCTGAAAATAAAATGTCCGGTGTGAAAATCGTCAAAGTAGGCAATCTTCCTGTCGGCGGCGACAGACTTGTAGTGGCGGCAGGACCGTGTGTGCTTGAGAGCTTTGACGGAGCGCTCTTAATTGCGGAGGAAATGAAAAAACTCTGCGCGGAGTTCGAGTTTGGCTACATATTCAAGGCATCATTCGACAAGGCGAACCGAACGTCCATAAAAAGCTACAGGGGACCCGGAATAGAAGAAGGTCTATCCTGGCTTAAGGAGATAGGGAGGCGCCTTGATGTCCCCGTCGTTACCGACATGCACGAACCTTGGCAGGCCGAAAAGCTTGCCGGATCTGTCGACTTGCTGCAGATACCTGCATTCCTTTGCCGCCAGACGGACCTTCTCGTAGCCGCAAGCAGCACAGGCAAGCCGCTTAATATCAAAAAAGCTCAGTTCATGGCGCCGGAGGACATGAGATCCGTCGTCGGCAAATGCCGCGAGGCAGGCAATGACCGGATAATACTCTGCGAGCGCGGTACTGCATTCGGTTATCACGAACTTACCGTGGACTTTCGTTCTATTCCTGTGATGAGGAACTTAGGATATCCTGTAATGTTTGATGCGACACACAGTGTCCAGAAACCAGGAGGACAGGGCGACAGAAGCGGAGGAGACCGTTCGTTTGTTCTGCCCCTTATCCGCGCGGCGGTAGCTGTCGGAATAGACGCCCTGTTTATGGAGGTGCACCCTGACCCTGAGGCTGCTAAGTGCGACGGGCCGAATATGGTGCCGCTGGGCAGGATGCGCGAAGTCCTGCGCCAGGCTGCGGAGATAGACAGGATAGTCAGAAAGAGCACAGGCTTTGCATCGCTCGCCTGGGCTGAGGAATAG